Proteins encoded together in one Bombyx mori chromosome 24, ASM3026992v2 window:
- the LOC101747075 gene encoding zinc finger protein 260 isoform X1 — translation MIHIFGLFKASSCSWTKYMFKLNCIMEECRCCLTPGTHKNLKAQYSRLGKTEIYAEMLKECFNIVLSSSAQWSTAICDQCIDTLRSSVDFRRQVLRVEQQLLERTKALEDGIVEVKTEPLDVNGGEDSDDYFLPCTEVKIKKEPKPDIKKRHRSVREKCVGVNPEWEGDDTNIPTNNRVDAKDKEKSMKRIKRRTVTIERSKVKLQWTRTAIADKMKHRENLLTVLKYSNATPFKKKSLVGFSCAYCEGAYPDPGELRRHTRAEHAAQRLELRPARDLSQYYVNLDVDNLACTLCEKTLDNLTTLKEHLTKTHQKTFHADIKDHILEFKLKSGDVFDCAKCASTYETFKMLKQHMNKHYSNYVCGKCGTAFATKRSLHSHRNVHKEGSYKCGYCDKVFSNRPKKCYHEKLQHLGESNISKCQHCGAPFKSYYQRNQHLIRVHNDEAKYKCNVCNKSYLLKSLLMYHIKRNHLLERNCQCTECGYRFFSKKALKAHMVRHTGERIYACEVCGKAYARKYTLREHMRIHNNDRRFKCHVCSLTFVQKCSLKSHLLSNHGISVAACEITMTTN, via the exons ATGATTCACATTTTTGGGCTTTTCAAAGCGAGTTCTTGTTCGTGGACAAAGTATATGTTCAAGTTAAATTGTATAATGGAAGAGTGTCGTTGTTGTTTAACCCCCGGCACTCACAAAAATCTGAAAGCCCAGTACAGTCGGCTCGGAAAAACGGAAATTTACGCTGAAATGCTGAAGGAATGTTTCAACATTGTC CTTTCGTCGTCCGCGCAATGGTCGACCGCGATATGCGACCAATGCATCGATACGCTTCGCAGCTCTGTGGACTTCAGACGGCAGGTGTTGCGTGTCGAGCAGCAACTGTTGGAGAGGACTAAAGCATTAGAAG ATGGTATAGTCGAAGTGAAAACGGAGCCCTTGGACGTGAATGGCGGAGAAGATTCCGACGATTACTTTCTGCCTTGCaccg AAGTGAAGATTAAGAAGGAACCGAAGCCAGATATAAAGAAGCGTCACAGAAGTGTGAGGGAGAAGTGTGTCGGCGTGAATCCCGAGTGGGAGGGAGATGACACCAACATTCCAACAAACAATCGGGTCG ACGCCAAAGACAAGGAAAAGAGCATGAAAAGGATCAAGAGGAGAACAGTTACTATTGAAAGGTCAAAAGTTAAACTCCAATGGACCAGAACAGCTATAGCTGACAAGATGAAGCACCGGGAGAACTTGCTTACGGTCTTGAAGTATTCGAACGCGACACCCTTCAAGAAGAAGTCGTTGGTCGGCTTTAGTTGCGCGTATTGCGAGGGGGCGTACCCCGACCCGGGCGAGCTGCGGCGCCACACCCGCGCCGAGCATGCCGCCCAGCGCCTGGAGCTCCGACCCGCGCGCGACCTCTCCCAGTACTACGTCAATCTGGACGTGGACAACCTCGCCTGCACGCTCTGCGAGAAAACCCTCGACAACCTAACTACCCTCAAGGAGCACCTGACTAAAACCCACCAGAAAACCTTCCACGCGGACATCAAGGACCACATCCTCGAGTTTAAGCTGAAGAGCGGCGACGTTTTCGACTGCGCCAAGTGCGCGTCCACGTACGAGACGTTCAAGATGCTGAAGCAGCACATGAACAAGCACTACAGCAACTACGTGTGCGGGAAGTGCGGGACCGCGTTCGCGACCAAGAGGTCCCTGCACTCGCACCGGAACGTGCACAAGGAGGGCAGCTACAAGTGCGGCTACTGCGACAAGGTGTTCTCGAACCGTCCCAAGAAGTGCTACCACGAGAAGCTGCAGCATCTGGGCGAGAGCAACATCTCGAAGTGCCAGCACTGCGGTGCGCCCTTCAAGAGCTACTACCAGCGGAACCAGCACCTGATCCGGGTGCACAACGACGAGGCCAAGTACAAGTGCAACGTCTGCAACAAGAGCTATCTGCTCAAATCGCTGCTCATGTACCACATAAAGAGGAATCACTTGCTGGAGAGGAACTGCCAGTGCACGGAGTGCGGCTACCGGTTCTTCAGCAAGAAGGCTCTGAAGGCGCACATGGTCCGGCACACGGGCGAGCGGATATACGCGTGCGAGGTCTGCGGCAAGGCGTACGCCAGGAAGTACACCCTGAGGGAGCACATGCGCATCCACAACAACGACCGGCGGTTCAAGTGCCACGTGTGCAGCCTGACCTTCGTGCAGAAGTGCAGCTTGAAGAGTCATCTGCTGTCGAACCACGGGATCAGCGTGGCGGCCTGCGAGATCACCATGAcgacaaattga
- the LOC101747075 gene encoding zinc finger protein 260 isoform X2: protein MIHIFGLFKASSCSWTKYMFKLNCIMEECRCCLTPGTHKNLKAQYSRLGKTEIYAEMLKECFNIVLSSSAQWSTAICDQCIDTLRSSVDFRRQVLRVEQQLLERTKALEAFVSDGIVEVKTEPLDVNGGEDSDDYFLPCTEVKIKKEPKPDIKKRHRSVREKCVGVNPEWEGDDTNIPTNNRVDAKDKEKSMKRIKRRTVTIERSKVKLQWTRTAIADKMKHRENLLTVLKYSNATPFKKKSLVGFSCAYCEGAYPDPGELRRHTRAEHAAQRLELRPARDLSQYYVNLDVDNLACTLCEKTLDNLTTLKEHLTKTHQKTFHADIKDHILEFKLKSGDVFDCAKCASTYETFKMLKQHMNKHYSNYVCGKCGTAFATKRSLHSHRNVHKEGSYKCGYCDKVFSNRPKKCYHEKLQHLGESNISKCQHCGAPFKSYYQRNQHLIRVHNDEAKYKCNVCNKSYLLKSLLMYHIKRNHLLERNCQCTECGYRFFSKKALKAHMVRHTGERIYACEVCGKAYARKYTLREHMRIHNNDRRFKCHVCSLTFVQKCSLKSHLLSNHGISVAACEITMTTN from the exons ATGATTCACATTTTTGGGCTTTTCAAAGCGAGTTCTTGTTCGTGGACAAAGTATATGTTCAAGTTAAATTGTATAATGGAAGAGTGTCGTTGTTGTTTAACCCCCGGCACTCACAAAAATCTGAAAGCCCAGTACAGTCGGCTCGGAAAAACGGAAATTTACGCTGAAATGCTGAAGGAATGTTTCAACATTGTC CTTTCGTCGTCCGCGCAATGGTCGACCGCGATATGCGACCAATGCATCGATACGCTTCGCAGCTCTGTGGACTTCAGACGGCAGGTGTTGCGTGTCGAGCAGCAACTGTTGGAGAGGACTAAAGCATTAGAAG CTTTTGTTTCAGATGGTATAGTCGAAGTGAAAACGGAGCCCTTGGACGTGAATGGCGGAGAAGATTCCGACGATTACTTTCTGCCTTGCaccg AAGTGAAGATTAAGAAGGAACCGAAGCCAGATATAAAGAAGCGTCACAGAAGTGTGAGGGAGAAGTGTGTCGGCGTGAATCCCGAGTGGGAGGGAGATGACACCAACATTCCAACAAACAATCGGGTCG ACGCCAAAGACAAGGAAAAGAGCATGAAAAGGATCAAGAGGAGAACAGTTACTATTGAAAGGTCAAAAGTTAAACTCCAATGGACCAGAACAGCTATAGCTGACAAGATGAAGCACCGGGAGAACTTGCTTACGGTCTTGAAGTATTCGAACGCGACACCCTTCAAGAAGAAGTCGTTGGTCGGCTTTAGTTGCGCGTATTGCGAGGGGGCGTACCCCGACCCGGGCGAGCTGCGGCGCCACACCCGCGCCGAGCATGCCGCCCAGCGCCTGGAGCTCCGACCCGCGCGCGACCTCTCCCAGTACTACGTCAATCTGGACGTGGACAACCTCGCCTGCACGCTCTGCGAGAAAACCCTCGACAACCTAACTACCCTCAAGGAGCACCTGACTAAAACCCACCAGAAAACCTTCCACGCGGACATCAAGGACCACATCCTCGAGTTTAAGCTGAAGAGCGGCGACGTTTTCGACTGCGCCAAGTGCGCGTCCACGTACGAGACGTTCAAGATGCTGAAGCAGCACATGAACAAGCACTACAGCAACTACGTGTGCGGGAAGTGCGGGACCGCGTTCGCGACCAAGAGGTCCCTGCACTCGCACCGGAACGTGCACAAGGAGGGCAGCTACAAGTGCGGCTACTGCGACAAGGTGTTCTCGAACCGTCCCAAGAAGTGCTACCACGAGAAGCTGCAGCATCTGGGCGAGAGCAACATCTCGAAGTGCCAGCACTGCGGTGCGCCCTTCAAGAGCTACTACCAGCGGAACCAGCACCTGATCCGGGTGCACAACGACGAGGCCAAGTACAAGTGCAACGTCTGCAACAAGAGCTATCTGCTCAAATCGCTGCTCATGTACCACATAAAGAGGAATCACTTGCTGGAGAGGAACTGCCAGTGCACGGAGTGCGGCTACCGGTTCTTCAGCAAGAAGGCTCTGAAGGCGCACATGGTCCGGCACACGGGCGAGCGGATATACGCGTGCGAGGTCTGCGGCAAGGCGTACGCCAGGAAGTACACCCTGAGGGAGCACATGCGCATCCACAACAACGACCGGCGGTTCAAGTGCCACGTGTGCAGCCTGACCTTCGTGCAGAAGTGCAGCTTGAAGAGTCATCTGCTGTCGAACCACGGGATCAGCGTGGCGGCCTGCGAGATCACCATGAcgacaaattga
- the LOC119630462 gene encoding uncharacterized protein LOC119630462, producing the protein MVDQSTIPLADQRYHTPAPIDLLLGSDILGQVLDGTKVSLGPGRPIAFGTIFDFALLGPIHDLYTAPVSKTESAHIVSAQPELEVSTHDIRKSLEKFWESEEPQLHVETTPLQDQFLNLEKKLQADPYLRVKYIDFMADYQKLGHMSPCHPSTFAHKPHFYIPHHGIFKSGSDKLRTVFDGSCKSSNGVSLNDCLHTGPALQQNIVDIILSFRTHPVVFSTDICMMFRNILIHPDQRRYQLILWRSSPDQPLLTYALNTVTYGLRSSPYHAIRTLIQLADDEGHRYPAAAQVLRKSIFVDDILTGHDSVVKAQALQNDLINLLALGGFQLSKWTSNCPQLLERFPDDQCDMPKDFDISPDSNSIKVLGIQWIPQSDELTYRISLPSIKQITKRSILSTVASLYDPNGWVTPVIFRAKLLLQKLWLLKLEWDEHTPVEVQTEWNRISQDLPQLSTLRLPRLICTNKLKSTYSLHGFADASEAGFAAVIYLHELDEHRCVNVYLVIAKSRVAPVKNRLTIPKMELSAASLLTQLMIRVSTRLLSHITIKQHICWSDSTIVLAWLNPPPHRLQVFEANRVAKITSNPITSTWKHVPTNLNPADCASRGMSAQSLSAHDLWWSPSWLKEPPDTWPKMPPALGHHALPGLKPKKVPAHIAVPDLDLDLLTRFSSLDKLVGVTACIKRFIFNCRHNSTDRRSGPLTVGERRDALLFWVRSVQHNEFAEDIYRLQAGKICTVRLQRLSPLMKDDLLRVGGRLTHAPIRYDAQHPLVLPSSSPLVDLIIDHYHRINCHPGANTLHAILRQQFWILSARRVIRHRVYKCIRCFRYRAQARAPLMADLPADRVTPQPVFSQVSTDFAARFSLNLVLYLIQALSQRFWTLWTKSYLHTLQTRSKWLSTSSPPQVGELVLIKEDNQPPLQWKLGRIIRTLPGKDGVIRVVDLDTKHGSLRRPVFNYNNVPGIYEVRELLCMPGAIIKAWRGRRDPVQWHRCQQFRHSSHNCHGPVACERCGEYHLARKCQRPLEAPPTCANCGNVHTANNSNCPVYREELRNRKLSTVERTATTPAATNASKKVNARGSLMVAANQPKKYLGTNKPKRRKRSRRDGSRPQEKPTNNVAATDSDDSQNYYGHRSTRWY; encoded by the exons ATGGTAGACCAGTCAACGATCCCCTTAGCTGATCAAAGATACCATACACCAGCTCCAATTGATCTGTTGTTAGGCTCGGATATCCTCGGACAGGTTTTAGATGGGACTAAAGTCTCATTGGGGCCCGGCAGGCCAATAGCCTTCGGCACGATATTTGATTTTGCATTGTTAGGACCCATACACGATTTGTATACTGCTCCTGTAAGCAAAACTGAATCGGCTCACATTGTCAGCGCACAACCAGAACTCGAGGTATCTACACATGATATTCGCAAGAGCCTTGAGAAGTTCTGGGAATCTGAAGAGCCCCAACTTCATGTTGAAACTACCCCTTTGCAAGATCA GTTTCTTAATCTTGAAAAGAAGTTACAAGCTGACCCATATCTCCGTGTGAAATACATTGATTTCATGGCAGATTATCAGAAGCTGGGTCACATGTCCCCATGCCACCCGAGTACTTTTGCTCATAAACCTCACTTCTATATCCCTCATCATGGTATCTTCAAGTCGGGATCAGACAAGCTACGCACTGTTTTTGATGGTAGCTGTAAAAGCTCAAATGGTGTCAGCCTAAATGACTGTTTACACACTGGTCCAGCTCTTCAACAGAACATTGTCGATATTATCTTGTCGTTTAGAACTCATCCTGTAGTTTTCAGCACTGACATTTGTATGATGTTCAGAAACATACTCATACATCCCGATCAGAGGCGTTACCAGCTCATtctctggcgctcttcgccagATCAGCCCCTCCTTACATATGCCTTAAACACTGTTACATACGGGTTACGATCAAGCCCATATCATGCTATACGCACTTTAATCCAATTAGCGGATGATGAAGGTCATCGCTATCCTGCAGCTGCTCAAGTGCTGCGCAAGTCCATATTCGTCGATGATATTCTCACTGGTCACGATTCTGTAGTAAAGGCTCAAGCTCTCCAAAACGACTTGATTAACTTACTAGCCTTAGGTGGTTTTCAGCTCAGTAAATGGACCTCAAACTGCCCTCAGCTTCTTGAAAGATTTCCCGATGATCAGTGTGACATGCCCAAGGACTTTGACATTAGCCCAGACTCCAACTCCATAAAAGTATTAGGTATACAGTGGATTCCTCAATCGGATGAGTTAACTTATCGTATTTCTCTCCcctcaataaaacaaattaccaaACGCTCAATCCTCAGCACAGTCGCCTCTCTTTATGACCCTAACGGTTGGGTTACTCCTGTTATCTTCCGCGCAAAGCTTCTCCTACAGAAGCTGTGGCTTCTAAAGTTAGAATGGGACGAACACACCCCTGTTGAAGTGCAGACAGAATGGAACCGCATATCACAAGATCTGCCCCAATTGTCAACCCTTCGTTTGCCTCGCCTTATTTGTACAAACAAACTTAAGTCTACTTACTCGCTTCACGGGTTCGCAGACGCCTCAGAGGCAGGTTTTGCTGCCGTTATTTATCTCCATGAACTCGATGAGCACAGATGTGTCAACGTATACCTCGTAATTGCTAAATCACGAGTCGCACCCGTTAAAAATCGTCTTACCATCCCCAAGATGGAGTTATCTGCTGCAAGTCTCTTAACACAGCTTATGATACGTGTCTCGACTCGATTGTTGTCCCATATTACCATAAAGCAACACATATGCTGGTCAGACAGTACCATTGTCCTAGCATGGCTAAACCCACCTCCTCATAGACTTCAGGTCTTTGAAGCTAACAGGGTTGCCAAGATAACATCCAATCCAATCACCTCCACATGGAAACATGTTCCTACAAACCTGAACCCTGCAGACTGTGCGAGCAGGGGAATGTCTGCCCAGTCACTATCGGCTCATGATCTTTGGTGGTCTCCTAGCTGGCTGAAGGAGCCTCCTGACACCTGGCCCAAAATGCCTCCTGCTCTAGGCCACCATGCATTACCAGGTCTGAAGCCCAAGAAAGTACCAGCTCATATAGCAGTTCCTGACCTCGACCTTGACTTGCTTACTCGATTCAGTTCTCTCGACAAGCTCGTTGGAGTGACAGCTTGCATAAAACGCTTTATTTTCAATTGTAGACACAACTCAACTGATAGGCGCTCTGGTCCCTTGACAGTTGGAGAACGTAGAGATGCTCTGTTATTCTGGGTTCGCTCTGTTCAACACAATGAGTTTGCGGAAGATATTTACCGTCTTCAGGCAGGCAAGATTTGTACCGTTCGACTTCAGCGTCTTTCACCCTTGATGAAAGATGATCTCTTGAGAGTTGGTGGTCGCCTCACTCATGCGCCAATAAGATACGATGCTCAGCATCCTCTCGTTCTGCCCAGCTCTAGCCCACTAGTTGATCTCATCATAGACCACTATCACAGAATAAACTGTCATCCTGGGGCTAACACATTACACGCTATCCTCCGTCAGCAGTTCTGGATACTCTCAGCACGTCGTGTCATCAGGCATCGCGTGTACAAATGCATTAGATGTTTCCGATATCGCGCTCAGGCCAGGGCTCCGTTGATGGCTGATTTGCCCGCAGACAGAGTCACACCCCAGCCAGTATTTAGTCAGGTCTCTACAGATTTTGCGGCCCGTTTCTCATTAAATCTAGTACTTTAC CTCATCCAAGCTCTCTCTCAGCGTTTTTGGACTCTGTGGACCAAATCCTATCTCCATACCCTCCAAACCCGCTCCAAATGGCTTTCCACATCCTCACCTCCTCAAGTTGGAGAGCTCGTCCTCATCAAAGAGGACAATCAGCCCCCGCTGCAATGGAAACTTGGAAGGATTATCCGCACGTTACCCGGCAAGGATGGAGTGATCAGAGTCGTGGATTTAGACACGAAGCATGGAAGTCTGCGGAGACCTGTGTTCAA CTACAACAACGTCCCGGGCATATACGAAGTACGAGAACTACTTTGTATGCCCGGGGCTATCATCAAAGCCTGGCGCGGAAGGAGGGATCCAGTTCAATGGCATAGATGCCAACAATTTCGGCACTCCTCGCACAATTGCCACGGGCCTGTCGCCTGTGAGCGCTGCGGAGAATACCACCTCGCCCGGAAATGTCAACGCCCACTTGAAGCCCCGCCGACTTGCGCAAATTGTGGTAATGTGCACACGGCAAACAACTCGAATTGCCCCGTATACCGGGAAGAGTTGCGGAACCGGAAGTTGAGCACCGTCGAACGTACAGCTACTACTCCAGCAGCAACCAACGCGTCTAAAAAGGTCAACGCTCGGGGATCACTCATGGTGGCAGCCAACCAGCCAAAGAAGTATCTTGGCACGAATAAGCCGAAGCGCAGAAAGCGGAGCAGGCGCGATGGATCGCGTCCACAGGAAAAACCTACTAACAACGTCGCTGCCACCGACAGCGACGACAGCCAAAATTACTACGGCCACCGTTCAACCCGATGGTACTAA